The genomic region CGATTATCCAAAAAAGGGGCTACTACATTTGTTATATCAACCTTCATTTAGTTACCTCCTAGCTAAGTAGTTTTATAAGTAATATCTAAATTGTAGACTTAACTTAGCTATAAAGCAACCCAATTAAAAAACAAAAAGGGCTGAATCAGCCCTTTTTACAGTTACTACAGCTTGTTAACACCATCTCTAGTAGGGTCTTCTTTTGCCACAAATGTTTTACATGCAGTTTCCATACAAGTGTTACATGGACTTTCTGGGAACTGTTCAGAGGTGGTGGCATCCATTGTATCAGGCATCTTATGGGCAATGGGGTCTGAACATACCATTATTTTTTCAGCTGCACATTTATGCCCAGATTGATAGTAGTGACAGTTACTTACTGCACAATAGATTTCTTGTTTTCCGCCTTGTTGTGCCATAAACATAACCTCCTTAATATTAGTGTTTCATTTTATAGTATTTAAAAAAGCAGTAGAAATTAAACTGGGATATTTTAAAAGAGATTAACCTAAAAATTTATTAAATTTAGAATTTTTTAGCAGGAAATAAATATGTATTGTAGAAATAGGATAATAGGCTATTAAGCCTTAAATTAAATTGAGGAGTTGATTTTTTAATGAACACAGAGCAACTTTTAAAGGTTACAGATCAGTATACCGCCCCTAACTATCTTCCTTTACCTATAGTCATTTCAGAGGCTGAAGGAGTTTGGGTCAAGGATCCTGAGGGCAATAAGTATATGGATATGTTAAGCTCTTATTCAGCTCTAAACCAAGGACACAGACATCCCAAAATTATTAACGCGGTAAAAGAACAACTAGACAAGGTAACTCTTACTTCAAGAGCTTTTCAAAATGAAAAACTAGGACTTCTTTCCAAACAGCTATGCGACCTTACCAAAAAAGAAAAAGCGTTAATTATGAATACAGGTGCAGAAGCTGTGGAAACAGCTATAAAGTGTGCACGAAGATGGGCTTATCAAGTCAAAGGCATCCCTGAAAATAAAGCAGAAATTATAGTTATGAGTGGAAACTTCCATGGTAGAACTGTCACAGTAGTTTCATTTAGCTCTAACGAAAGTTATCACAAAGGTTTTGGGCCACTTACTCCAGGCTTCAAAATAGTACCTTACGGCGATATAGATGCGTTAAAAGATGCTATAAATCCAAACACCGCAGCTCTACTGATGGAGCCAGTTCAAGGAGAGGCAGGAGTTATTATCCCACCAGAGGGTTATCTAAAAGAGGCTTACGACACATGCAAAAAAAATGACGTTTTATTTATGGCCGACGAGATCCAAAGTGGATTTGGTAGAACTGGTAAGCTTTTCGCCTGTGATTGGGAGGATGTTGACCCTGACATTTATATAATGGGAAAAGCCTTAGGCGGAGGAGTGATCCCTGTTTCTGCAATCACAGGAAACTCTGAACTTTTAAACTTGTTCAACCCAGGTTCTCATGGCTCAACTTTTGGAGGTAACCCATTAGGTTGTGCATGTGCCATGGCTGCAGTTGATGTGTTGATAGAAGAAAATTTAGTCCAACGCTCTTTAGATCTTGGTGAATACTTAAAGTCAGAACTTAAAAAAATTAACAACGAAGAAATAGTAGAAGTTCGAGGAAAAGGATTATTTATTGGCTTAGAGCTAAATGGACCTGCTAGGCCTTACTGCGAAAAGTTAAAAGAAGCAGGCATCTTGTGTAAAGAAACCCACGAAAATGTTATTAGGTTCGCCCCACCTTTAATTATCAGTAAAGATGAACTTGATTGGGCCATAGAAAAGGTTAAAATTGTTTTAGAAGGTTAAAATAAAAAACAGTTTCTCCAGCTAAGAGTTAGCGGGGAAACTGTTTTTAAATTGAGGAAGATACCTTATTCTTGCCGGATTCTTTTCCGGAATACAAAGCGATATCAGCCTTATTTAGTAAGGCTTCTGTTTTTTTCTCTATAGATAGATTAGTGGGGACTTGGTCTAAGGACGCCGCGCCAATAGTTACAGAAATACTGATTAGCCTATTATTACTTTGAAAACGAAGATGGCTTATCTCTTTGCGAAGCTTTTCAGCAACTTTTGTAGCATTTATTAAATTAGTATTTGGAAGCAAAACTACAAACTCTTCCCCTCCAAATCGAGCTGTCATATCACTACGTCTTAAAGAGGTATTTAAAATACTGGCAACTTCTGCAATTACTGTATCTCCAAACAGATGTCCATGTGTATCATTTATCTGCTTAAAATCGTCTATATCAATGGCTAGCAGGCTTAAAGGTAGTTCTGTCCTTTCACTTTGGTTAATTTGTGCTTGCATAGAGAGGTCTAACATTCTTCTATTAGAAAGACCAGTAAGATGATCTTGAAAGGATAGTTTTTCCATTTCTGCCTTATGTCTGTCTATCTCGTTTAACATCTTATTAAAGGAAATTGCTAACGAGTTAAAATACCCATTTTCGTTGATTGTTAAATCAGCATAACTTCCTTTGGCAACTTGCTGAGATGCTTTATAAATTTCTGTTAGCGAAATATATATTTTCCCTAATATCAAAACAAGATATACAGATATTAAAGCTATGTTAATGGTTATATGTAGTATTAAGTTTATGTTTAAGTAAAGTAGCATGTAAAAGTTTGTAACTAATGCAAAAGGGAATAAACCAAGAATAATGATAAAAAGCCGAATTTTAAAGAAATTACCCATATCTTTCATTTTCCTCCTCTAAAAAAACTAACCTTGTTAATATTAAGGTTAGTTTTTTTATTATAACATAATTATTGGGTATTATCTTTATTTTTAATTTCCATTAGCATCTTATTTATATGGATTCTATAATGAGGATGTTTTATTTTATCTAAAGCTTGTTCTAAAACTTCTCGGGCTTTATCATACAAATTATTGTTGATATAAAGCTTAGCTAAAGCAGTGTAAGCAGGCAAATAACTTCTGTTTCTATCTAGCACCTTCTTAAATGTCTGCTCACAGTCATCGAAGCGATTTAGTTTTTGGTATGTTCTTGCTAAACTAAACCACAACTCTGGGGTATTCGGTTTTTGTTGTATAGCTTTGTGGTAATAAAGTGCTGCGTTATCATAGTCCTTTAGTTTATATAAAACATCAGCTTTTAAAGTAATATAATAATTATCAGAGTGGTTAGTTTTTAATATTTTATCCAACTCTGTATTTGCTTTATTGTACTCGCCTATGTTAATTAAGCTATAAGTTTTATGTCCCATAACTTTAAGGTTGTCACTTTCCTTTAGATATTTATTACATAATCCTATTGCTAACTGATATCTTTTGCTCAAATTAAGATATACTATTGCTTTTTCCATTTTGTTTAATGATGGTGAAACTTTATAACTTAACCATAGATATAAAAGAATTATGTTAAACTGCATATCCATAGGCAAGCTAAACCTTAACTGCCTAAACTTAGGAAACTGACTAAATAAAATTAACACAAAAAATCCACCACTTAAATATTGTAAAAGCGTTGAATCTAGTTCTGAAGCAAAATAATAGATTAAGAAGAAAACCAATATATTTACATTTATAGATATCCAGTGAAGCCACATTAGTTTAACTTTTTTTCTGTTAACTAAAAGGAATATCAAATTTACTAATGCTACAATTATAAGTTCTATCATGTTATAGCCCCCTTACTATAGATTTTATTA from Proteinivorax hydrogeniformans harbors:
- a CDS encoding GGDEF domain-containing protein produces the protein MKDMGNFFKIRLFIIILGLFPFALVTNFYMLLYLNINLILHITINIALISVYLVLILGKIYISLTEIYKASQQVAKGSYADLTINENGYFNSLAISFNKMLNEIDRHKAEMEKLSFQDHLTGLSNRRMLDLSMQAQINQSERTELPLSLLAIDIDDFKQINDTHGHLFGDTVIAEVASILNTSLRRSDMTARFGGEEFVVLLPNTNLINATKVAEKLRKEISHLRFQSNNRLISISVTIGAASLDQVPTNLSIEKKTEALLNKADIALYSGKESGKNKVSSSI
- a CDS encoding ornithine--oxo-acid transaminase, whose amino-acid sequence is MNTEQLLKVTDQYTAPNYLPLPIVISEAEGVWVKDPEGNKYMDMLSSYSALNQGHRHPKIINAVKEQLDKVTLTSRAFQNEKLGLLSKQLCDLTKKEKALIMNTGAEAVETAIKCARRWAYQVKGIPENKAEIIVMSGNFHGRTVTVVSFSSNESYHKGFGPLTPGFKIVPYGDIDALKDAINPNTAALLMEPVQGEAGVIIPPEGYLKEAYDTCKKNDVLFMADEIQSGFGRTGKLFACDWEDVDPDIYIMGKALGGGVIPVSAITGNSELLNLFNPGSHGSTFGGNPLGCACAMAAVDVLIEENLVQRSLDLGEYLKSELKKINNEEIVEVRGKGLFIGLELNGPARPYCEKLKEAGILCKETHENVIRFAPPLIISKDELDWAIEKVKIVLEG
- a CDS encoding DUF1540 domain-containing protein, giving the protein MAQQGGKQEIYCAVSNCHYYQSGHKCAAEKIMVCSDPIAHKMPDTMDATTSEQFPESPCNTCMETACKTFVAKEDPTRDGVNKL
- a CDS encoding tetratricopeptide repeat protein; translated protein: MIELIIVALVNLIFLLVNRKKVKLMWLHWISINVNILVFFLIYYFASELDSTLLQYLSGGFFVLILFSQFPKFRQLRFSLPMDMQFNIILLYLWLSYKVSPSLNKMEKAIVYLNLSKRYQLAIGLCNKYLKESDNLKVMGHKTYSLINIGEYNKANTELDKILKTNHSDNYYITLKADVLYKLKDYDNAALYYHKAIQQKPNTPELWFSLARTYQKLNRFDDCEQTFKKVLDRNRSYLPAYTALAKLYINNNLYDKAREVLEQALDKIKHPHYRIHINKMLMEIKNKDNTQ